Proteins encoded in a region of the Haloarcula sp. CBA1129 genome:
- a CDS encoding histidine phosphatase family protein, which yields MGTLLVARHGETTWNRDGRIQGWAPSRLTDQGQTQAIALGSWLDDRYTVDRVFASDLRRTRETAAAAGDGYTGLPDPEFDTEWRERGFGIMQGLYADELLDEYPDHQRDASVISLDASPEGGEGIPTFRQRVESAWQRAIATTDAGETTLVVTHGGVIKVLLAKLTGKDPDAALAESSQANCAVNEIRLDGDDPELVGEELTGWRSLLD from the coding sequence ATGGGGACGCTACTCGTGGCCCGACACGGCGAGACGACGTGGAACCGCGACGGGCGCATCCAAGGCTGGGCACCGAGCCGACTGACCGATCAGGGACAGACGCAGGCCATCGCACTCGGGTCGTGGCTTGACGACCGCTACACTGTCGACCGCGTCTTCGCCTCAGACCTCCGGCGCACCCGCGAGACGGCTGCCGCGGCCGGCGACGGCTACACCGGCTTGCCCGACCCTGAGTTCGATACCGAGTGGCGCGAACGTGGCTTCGGCATCATGCAGGGCCTGTACGCCGACGAACTGCTTGATGAGTATCCCGACCACCAACGGGACGCCAGCGTCATCTCGCTCGATGCATCCCCGGAGGGCGGCGAGGGCATCCCGACCTTCCGCCAGCGGGTCGAATCGGCGTGGCAGCGAGCGATTGCGACCACCGACGCCGGCGAGACGACGCTGGTGGTCACCCACGGCGGCGTCATCAAGGTGCTGCTGGCGAAGCTCACCGGCAAGGACCCGGACGCGGCGCTGGCCGAAAGCTCACAGGCGAACTGCGCCGTCAACGAAATCCGACTCGATGGGGACGACCCGGAACTGGTCGGCGAAGAACTGACCGGCTGGCGCAGTCTGCTGGACTGA
- a CDS encoding twin-arginine translocase subunit TatC: MEDGDADDERRRHEEPPLPSDDESDESSIPTDPVAEADADRETDEVTGPGPAPAGGNEDTVGSHAAPTEDESSAGLFDRDASDVTAAVPADVPTDWGKSTPSPAGAGGSATPTHGGGSAPSSYDPDDEVLNEGAPDDEEMPLADHVEEMAMRLFVVVGVMAVVAVIALPYSDELINFLWYSFLDGPAEACGQVATNVDGSVVEGADCPNVYNPLALILARLKVSSLVGFIAALPVFVYQTYLFMRPGLYPRERRYYLAAVPTSLVLAAVGVGFAYFAVLRAMFDYFITYSDRAADLAFGLSETFNLIILMLGLFALIFQIPLFVMLAVMMGVTTRQWLQDRRLYFWGGFAAVAFLFSPDPTGMAPLMVAVTMIGLFEGTLLLLRWTGSTSPVPTADDLAARRPAAWLAFGIAGYVLSPAPVPTGYYEQLPAVVTESLAAVGLGNATPMLVGGGMIVLFEALAYVNKNYYGSVKLWRGFRAARLPVWAVAIVAGYLGSPDPTLFRLVNQFSLPRNAAIAVAVGLIVLYEATIAVARWRGKEA; this comes from the coding sequence ATGGAGGACGGTGACGCGGACGACGAGCGTCGCAGGCACGAGGAGCCGCCACTACCGTCCGACGACGAGTCCGACGAGTCGTCGATTCCAACCGACCCCGTAGCCGAGGCTGACGCCGACCGGGAGACGGACGAGGTAACTGGTCCCGGTCCCGCGCCGGCCGGTGGTAACGAGGACACTGTCGGGTCCCACGCAGCCCCGACCGAAGACGAATCCAGCGCCGGGCTGTTCGACCGGGACGCGTCGGATGTCACCGCCGCCGTGCCGGCGGACGTGCCGACCGACTGGGGCAAGTCGACGCCCTCGCCGGCTGGTGCTGGTGGCAGTGCCACGCCGACGCACGGCGGCGGCTCAGCCCCGTCCAGCTACGACCCGGACGACGAGGTGCTCAATGAAGGGGCACCCGACGACGAGGAGATGCCGCTGGCCGACCACGTCGAGGAGATGGCGATGCGGCTGTTCGTCGTCGTCGGCGTGATGGCCGTCGTCGCCGTCATCGCCCTGCCGTACTCCGACGAACTCATCAACTTCCTGTGGTACTCCTTCCTCGACGGGCCGGCCGAGGCCTGCGGTCAGGTCGCGACGAATGTCGATGGCAGCGTTGTCGAGGGCGCTGACTGTCCGAACGTGTACAACCCGCTCGCGCTCATTCTGGCGCGACTGAAAGTGTCCTCGCTGGTCGGCTTTATCGCCGCCTTACCGGTGTTTGTCTACCAGACGTACCTGTTCATGCGACCGGGGCTGTACCCTCGCGAGCGACGCTATTACCTCGCCGCAGTCCCGACGAGCCTCGTTCTCGCCGCTGTCGGCGTCGGCTTCGCGTACTTCGCCGTGCTGCGGGCGATGTTCGACTACTTCATCACCTACTCCGACCGCGCGGCTGACCTAGCCTTTGGCCTGAGCGAGACGTTCAACCTCATCATCCTGATGCTCGGGCTGTTCGCGCTCATCTTCCAGATTCCGCTGTTCGTGATGCTCGCGGTGATGATGGGCGTGACGACCCGCCAGTGGCTGCAGGACCGCCGGCTGTACTTCTGGGGTGGCTTTGCCGCTGTGGCGTTCCTGTTCAGCCCGGACCCGACCGGGATGGCCCCGCTCATGGTCGCGGTGACGATGATCGGCCTGTTCGAGGGAACCCTGCTGCTCCTTCGCTGGACCGGCAGTACCTCGCCGGTCCCGACGGCCGACGACCTCGCCGCTCGCCGGCCCGCCGCGTGGCTGGCCTTCGGTATCGCCGGCTACGTCCTCAGCCCCGCACCGGTCCCGACGGGCTACTACGAGCAGCTTCCGGCCGTCGTCACCGAATCGCTCGCGGCTGTCGGTCTCGGGAACGCCACGCCGATGCTGGTCGGCGGCGGCATGATCGTCCTGTTCGAAGCGCTGGCCTACGTGAACAAGAACTACTACGGCTCGGTCAAGCTCTGGCGCGGGTTCCGGGCCGCCCGCCTGCCAGTGTGGGCTGTCGCCATCGTCGCCGGCTATCTCGGCAGTCCCGACCCGACGCTGTTCCGCCTCGTGAACCAGTTCAGCCTCCCACGAAACGCCGCAATCGCCGTCGCCGTCGGCCTCATCGTCCTCTATGAAGCGACCATCGCCGTCGCGCGCTGGCGCGGCAAGGAGGCGTAA
- a CDS encoding twin-arginine translocase subunit TatC, with product MASAIDEDTVQTVQSGRATLGAMLRSAQVHLQKVFIVFVIGMIGTIMALQYGVWDTLRADLLYSQMDLTTQEATSIVAVTPFDVILLQVKIGAVIGIIMSLPLLIYFGRDGLRQRGWWPAEHIPAWKGAIFVTISLSLFFGGIAYAYELFFPLMFNFLAGDAFKAGFTPQYSIVKWFQFVFLLAVSFGLAAQLPLVMTVLSYTEIVPYETFRDKWRYAVMGIFAFGALFSPPDPFTQIMWAAPLCGLYGISLALAKLAMLVRRSGDLVSTSAVARGHWNTILGGAVLGGGVVYYVLATPAFQYIQQFAEVFPSDRLTGDIQPPALFGLPVESTAMLLAAVFGVLGAVVVLYYHVLTALSEKAGPGQVGDPTAIDIDELNASAVEVAPPEVFEEMTEDEALAHADRALTDDNKEKAQAVLDRWDMTHEDGEGEAGDGADGTAEADEEDAGVFTSTTAGMVDAFTEDETTEDEIGGYYYDIQFILSALASRAFVILGIFGAVLAAAFLFLYQGGIGSIQRTFVSRLPPEMAADVSIVTLHPVEHLVFIVKFSTILGAVSVIPVVLYFAWPAMRERGLVIGNRNILGIWGGTLFAALIGGSLLGFLYVAPMTISWIAYDQLNSNMVIAYRVSKFGWLVFFLTIGIGLLAEIPVTMFLFHKGGIIPFHLMYERWREVVIAIVALSAILSPSGIFTMFIVGIPTALAYMLGLGILWVYTLGGRRTTNRRSEPAD from the coding sequence ATGGCGAGTGCTATCGACGAGGACACCGTCCAGACGGTTCAGAGCGGGCGCGCGACGCTCGGCGCGATGCTCCGCTCGGCGCAGGTGCACCTTCAGAAGGTGTTCATCGTCTTCGTCATCGGGATGATCGGCACCATCATGGCGCTACAGTACGGCGTCTGGGACACACTACGCGCCGATCTCCTGTACTCGCAGATGGACCTCACCACCCAAGAGGCAACAAGCATCGTCGCGGTCACCCCCTTCGACGTCATCCTCCTGCAGGTGAAAATCGGCGCGGTAATCGGGATTATCATGTCGCTCCCGCTGCTGATTTACTTCGGCCGCGACGGCCTCCGCCAGCGCGGCTGGTGGCCGGCCGAACACATCCCGGCATGGAAAGGGGCAATTTTCGTCACGATAAGCCTGAGCCTGTTTTTCGGCGGCATCGCCTACGCCTACGAGCTGTTTTTCCCGCTGATGTTCAATTTCCTCGCCGGTGATGCGTTCAAAGCCGGCTTCACCCCGCAGTATTCCATCGTCAAGTGGTTCCAGTTCGTCTTCCTGCTGGCCGTCTCCTTTGGACTCGCCGCACAGTTGCCGCTGGTGATGACGGTACTCTCCTACACCGAGATTGTCCCCTACGAGACGTTCCGGGACAAGTGGCGCTACGCGGTGATGGGGATTTTCGCCTTCGGTGCGCTGTTCTCGCCGCCGGACCCTTTCACCCAGATTATGTGGGCCGCGCCGCTGTGTGGCCTCTACGGTATCAGCCTCGCGCTGGCGAAGCTTGCGATGCTGGTCCGCCGCTCCGGTGACCTCGTCAGTACCAGTGCTGTCGCCCGCGGGCACTGGAACACGATTCTCGGCGGCGCAGTGCTGGGCGGCGGCGTGGTGTACTACGTCTTGGCGACGCCAGCGTTCCAGTACATCCAGCAGTTCGCTGAAGTGTTCCCGTCCGACCGGCTCACCGGTGATATCCAGCCGCCGGCGCTGTTCGGGCTTCCCGTCGAAAGCACAGCGATGCTTCTCGCCGCCGTGTTCGGTGTTCTCGGCGCGGTTGTCGTCCTGTACTACCACGTCCTGACGGCGCTCTCGGAGAAGGCCGGGCCCGGTCAGGTCGGTGACCCGACGGCCATCGACATCGACGAACTCAACGCCTCGGCTGTTGAGGTCGCCCCGCCAGAAGTGTTCGAGGAGATGACCGAGGACGAGGCGCTCGCCCACGCCGACCGAGCCCTCACGGACGACAACAAAGAGAAAGCGCAGGCTGTCCTCGACCGCTGGGACATGACCCACGAGGACGGGGAGGGCGAGGCGGGCGACGGCGCGGACGGGACCGCCGAAGCGGACGAAGAAGACGCGGGCGTGTTCACCTCGACGACCGCCGGCATGGTCGACGCCTTCACCGAGGACGAGACCACCGAAGACGAGATCGGCGGGTACTACTACGACATCCAGTTCATCCTCAGCGCCTTGGCTTCCCGGGCGTTCGTGATTCTGGGCATCTTCGGGGCGGTGCTCGCCGCCGCGTTCCTGTTCCTCTACCAAGGCGGCATTGGATCGATACAGCGGACGTTCGTCAGCCGGCTCCCGCCGGAGATGGCCGCCGACGTGAGCATCGTCACGCTCCACCCCGTCGAACACCTCGTGTTCATCGTCAAGTTCTCGACGATACTCGGGGCCGTCTCTGTCATTCCCGTGGTGCTGTACTTCGCGTGGCCGGCGATGCGCGAGCGCGGCCTCGTCATCGGCAACCGCAACATCCTTGGTATCTGGGGCGGGACGCTGTTCGCCGCGCTCATCGGCGGGAGCCTGCTCGGGTTCCTCTACGTGGCCCCGATGACCATCTCTTGGATCGCCTACGATCAGCTGAACTCGAACATGGTCATCGCCTACCGGGTGAGCAAGTTCGGCTGGCTCGTGTTCTTCCTCACCATCGGTATCGGCCTGCTGGCCGAGATTCCGGTGACGATGTTCCTGTTCCACAAGGGCGGCATCATCCCGTTCCACCTGATGTACGAGCGCTGGCGTGAGGTCGTCATCGCAATCGTCGCCCTCTCGGCGATCCTCTCGCCCAGCGGCATCTTCACCATGTTCATCGTCGGCATTCCGACGGCGCTGGCATATATGCTCGGCCTCGGCATCCTCTGGGTGTACACGCTCGGCGGTCGGCGGACGACGAACCGGCGTAGCGAGCCGGCCGACTGA
- a CDS encoding ribbon-helix-helix protein, CopG family, with the protein MPKISVEVPAELLNDIDKHVGEDGKFVNRSEAIRASVRKTLDVLDDIDERQGRLDDEQ; encoded by the coding sequence ATGCCCAAGATAAGCGTCGAAGTCCCGGCCGAACTACTGAACGACATCGATAAGCACGTCGGCGAAGACGGGAAGTTCGTCAACCGAAGCGAGGCCATCCGCGCCTCGGTACGAAAAACGCTCGACGTGCTTGACGACATCGATGAACGGCAGGGACGACTCGACGATGAGCAGTGA
- a CDS encoding queuosine precursor transporter, which translates to MSSERSEAVRVGLVALFVTALVTSQVTASKLLAFSLPFSLPLAGSTLVLPGAALAYALTFFASDCYAELYGRRAATVVVNVGFAMNFVLLALVWSTILAPGLPQAAQPVDLAAFRNVLGASTAIVVGSLSAYIVSQNWDVFVFHWLKDRTDGEKLWLRNIGSTASSQLIDTVIFVGVGFVLFQGTPPGEALALIVGQYLLKLAIAVLDTPFVYAVVGFARRNDIAPTPARAD; encoded by the coding sequence ATGAGCAGTGAGCGGTCCGAAGCCGTTCGCGTCGGTCTCGTCGCGCTGTTCGTGACAGCGCTGGTCACCTCACAGGTGACCGCCTCGAAGCTGCTCGCGTTCTCGTTGCCGTTCTCGCTGCCCCTTGCCGGGTCGACGCTCGTGCTTCCCGGGGCCGCGCTGGCGTACGCGCTGACGTTCTTCGCCTCCGACTGCTACGCCGAACTGTACGGCCGCCGGGCCGCAACGGTCGTCGTCAACGTCGGCTTCGCCATGAACTTCGTCCTGCTGGCGCTGGTCTGGAGCACGATTCTCGCCCCCGGACTCCCGCAGGCGGCCCAGCCGGTCGACCTCGCCGCCTTCCGGAACGTCCTCGGAGCCAGTACGGCCATCGTCGTCGGAAGCCTGTCGGCCTACATCGTCAGCCAGAACTGGGACGTATTCGTCTTCCACTGGCTCAAAGACCGAACGGACGGCGAAAAGCTCTGGCTCCGCAACATCGGTTCGACGGCCTCCAGCCAGCTCATCGACACGGTCATCTTCGTCGGCGTCGGCTTCGTCCTGTTTCAGGGCACCCCGCCGGGCGAGGCGCTGGCGCTCATCGTCGGCCAGTACCTGCTGAAACTCGCTATCGCTGTCCTCGACACGCCCTTTGTCTACGCTGTCGTCGGGTTCGCCCGGCGAAACGACATCGCCCCGACTCCGGCGCGGGCCGACTGA
- a CDS encoding 23S rRNA (uridine(2552)-2'-O)-methyltransferase, translated as MSGKDEYYNRAKQEGYRARSAYKLQQLDDTAGLLGEGRTVVDLGAAPGGWMQVAAERIGERGTLVGVDRQTIDDLDDPEPTVEYVRGDMTEDSTKDEIREIVGESDGTGGPVDVVISDMAPNMTGQYDLDHARSVHLVRQAFEVATDLLDAGGDFCAKVFDGQDLDDLIADIEPEFEYVREVRPDASRDSSSELYLVAKHRLTAPVREGDIVEVTIDDIGEEGDGIAKVENFTVFVSGVEAGETVEVRVDDVKPRYAFAEPVE; from the coding sequence ATGTCGGGCAAAGACGAGTATTACAACAGAGCGAAGCAGGAGGGGTACCGCGCTCGGTCGGCGTACAAACTCCAGCAGCTAGATGACACGGCCGGCCTTCTCGGCGAGGGACGGACCGTCGTCGACCTCGGCGCTGCGCCCGGCGGCTGGATGCAGGTCGCGGCCGAGCGAATCGGCGAGCGAGGCACGCTGGTCGGCGTGGACCGCCAGACTATCGACGATCTGGACGACCCCGAACCGACCGTCGAGTACGTCCGCGGCGATATGACCGAGGACAGCACGAAAGACGAAATCCGTGAAATAGTTGGGGAGAGCGACGGCACCGGTGGCCCGGTTGACGTCGTCATCTCCGATATGGCCCCGAACATGACCGGCCAGTACGACCTCGACCACGCCCGGTCGGTCCATCTGGTCCGGCAGGCTTTCGAAGTCGCGACGGACCTGCTCGACGCCGGCGGTGATTTCTGTGCGAAGGTGTTCGACGGACAGGACCTCGACGACCTCATCGCCGACATCGAACCGGAGTTCGAGTACGTCCGCGAGGTCCGCCCCGACGCCTCTCGTGACTCCTCCTCGGAACTGTATCTGGTGGCCAAACACCGCCTGACAGCGCCGGTCCGCGAGGGTGACATCGTCGAGGTCACTATCGACGACATCGGCGAGGAAGGCGACGGCATCGCCAAGGTTGAGAACTTCACTGTGTTCGTCAGCGGCGTCGAGGCCGGTGAGACTGTCGAGGTCCGCGTCGATGACGTGAAGCCCCGATACGCCTTCGCCGAACCAGTCGAATAA
- the nirK gene encoding copper-containing nitrite reductase gives MSTIPTATRRRVLEALGVGTAALAGCASAPGANRQSTEAETTPQEPAMNAAQQTDVDRIAADPTAIPDPIDRSEPKTVSVEMTTKEQVAEVEPGVTYTYMTFGDQIPGPMIRVRRGDTVELTITNEEGNSMPHNIDLHAVRGPGGGAEASMVTPGQTKTFRFKATYPGAFIYHCAVPNLDMHISSGMFGMILVEPKDGLPEVDHEFYFGQHELYTTGDAGEKGHHDFDMEAMAAEDPTYVLMNGEKYAITPDVHGSPSMSVGDTARVYFVAGGPNLDSSFHPIGSVWDEVWQQGSIAGPPNKYVQTTPVKPESCAIATLHAEVPGPIKLVDHALSRVARKGMMAIINREGAANPEVFEPEA, from the coding sequence ATGTCAACCATTCCAACGGCGACGCGGAGGCGGGTGTTAGAAGCCTTGGGCGTCGGCACGGCCGCGCTTGCGGGCTGTGCCAGCGCACCGGGTGCAAACAGGCAATCGACCGAAGCGGAGACGACCCCACAGGAGCCAGCCATGAACGCCGCACAACAGACCGACGTCGACCGTATTGCCGCAGACCCGACCGCTATCCCGGACCCCATCGACCGGTCGGAGCCAAAGACCGTGTCGGTGGAGATGACCACCAAAGAGCAGGTCGCAGAGGTCGAGCCGGGCGTCACCTACACGTACATGACGTTCGGCGACCAGATTCCCGGCCCGATGATCCGGGTCCGCCGGGGCGACACCGTCGAACTCACAATCACGAACGAGGAAGGAAACTCGATGCCCCACAACATCGACCTCCACGCCGTCCGCGGCCCCGGAGGCGGTGCTGAGGCGTCGATGGTCACGCCGGGCCAGACCAAGACGTTCCGCTTCAAGGCTACCTACCCCGGCGCGTTCATCTACCACTGCGCCGTCCCGAACCTCGATATGCACATCTCCTCGGGGATGTTCGGGATGATACTCGTCGAGCCGAAAGACGGGCTCCCCGAAGTAGACCACGAGTTCTACTTCGGCCAGCACGAGCTGTACACCACCGGCGACGCCGGCGAGAAGGGGCACCACGACTTCGACATGGAGGCGATGGCAGCCGAGGACCCCACGTACGTCCTGATGAACGGGGAGAAGTACGCCATCACGCCGGACGTCCATGGCTCGCCGAGTATGTCGGTCGGCGACACCGCCCGCGTCTACTTCGTGGCCGGCGGCCCGAACCTCGACTCCAGTTTCCACCCGATTGGGTCCGTCTGGGACGAGGTCTGGCAGCAGGGCTCCATCGCCGGGCCGCCGAACAAGTACGTCCAGACCACGCCGGTCAAGCCGGAGTCCTGTGCTATTGCGACGCTTCACGCCGAGGTTCCCGGTCCGATCAAACTGGTCGACCACGCGCTCTCCCGGGTCGCCCGCAAAGGAATGATGGCCATCATCAACCGCGAAGGGGCGGCAAACCCCGAGGTGTTCGAACCGGAGGCCTGA
- a CDS encoding DNA polymerase sliding clamp has translation MFNAIVSADTLQATLDSVSVLVDECKIHLEEDGLEIRAVDPANVGMVDLRLDAAAFESYETDGGLIGVNLSRLEDIAGMADAGQLVHLDLDEETRKLHISIDGLEYTLALIDPDSIRQEPDLPDLDLSANIVIEGKDIDRSVTAADMVSDHIALGVDATEELFYVDAEGDTDDVHLELTRDDLIDLTPGDAHSLFSLDYLKNMNKAIPKDAEVEMELGEEFPVKMHFSFAEGQGRVTYMLAPRIQSE, from the coding sequence ATGTTCAACGCCATCGTGAGCGCAGATACGCTCCAGGCGACTCTCGACTCTGTGAGCGTGCTGGTGGACGAGTGCAAGATCCACCTCGAAGAAGACGGGCTGGAAATCCGGGCAGTCGACCCGGCAAACGTTGGAATGGTCGACCTACGGCTCGACGCGGCGGCGTTCGAGTCCTACGAGACTGACGGTGGACTCATCGGCGTCAATCTCTCCCGCCTCGAAGACATCGCCGGCATGGCCGATGCCGGCCAGCTCGTCCACCTCGATCTGGACGAGGAGACACGGAAACTCCACATCTCTATCGACGGTCTCGAATACACGCTCGCGCTGATCGACCCCGACTCCATCCGTCAGGAGCCCGACCTCCCGGACCTAGACCTCTCGGCGAATATCGTCATCGAGGGGAAGGACATCGACCGGTCGGTCACCGCCGCGGACATGGTCAGCGACCACATCGCGCTGGGCGTCGACGCGACCGAGGAACTGTTCTACGTCGACGCCGAGGGCGACACGGACGACGTCCACCTCGAACTCACCCGCGACGACCTCATCGACCTCACGCCCGGCGACGCCCACTCGCTGTTCTCGCTGGATTACCTGAAGAACATGAACAAAGCCATCCCGAAAGACGCCGAGGTCGAGATGGAACTCGGTGAGGAGTTCCCTGTCAAGATGCACTTCAGCTTCGCTGAAGGGCAGGGTCGGGTCACGTACATGCTCGCGCCGCGCATCCAGAGCGAGTAG
- a CDS encoding alpha/beta fold hydrolase — MPSAPPIPAADWLPDDSETDSFSLPDGRRLAYATYGDADGYPVLFCHGTPGSHVIARLLATPARERGVRLIAPDRPGIGNSEDASVTLDDWPDDAGHLLSHLDVDAAGTVGFSGGGAFALACHRLSEIERVALIGSSGPPSIGATGRVQRFVGALSRHAPWALNRLFRLQRWFALRQDPSYAVGFVAEETPETDALAADEVARIVRADMLTSMARGPSGISREQRLLSQPWPVALEDVSVPVTVFQGQNDANVAPSTGEGLAQRLPDASLERVDSDHLGTLTAAGEDALAAVQRRTRV, encoded by the coding sequence ATGCCGTCCGCCCCGCCGATTCCGGCTGCTGACTGGCTGCCGGACGACTCCGAGACCGACTCGTTCTCGCTCCCAGACGGTCGGCGGCTGGCGTACGCCACCTACGGTGACGCCGACGGCTACCCGGTCCTCTTCTGTCACGGCACCCCGGGATCACACGTCATCGCTCGACTGCTTGCCACACCGGCCCGCGAGCGTGGCGTCCGTCTCATCGCCCCGGACCGTCCGGGAATCGGAAACTCGGAAGACGCTTCTGTCACGCTCGACGACTGGCCGGACGATGCCGGGCACCTCCTGTCGCATCTCGACGTCGACGCGGCTGGTACCGTCGGCTTCTCCGGCGGCGGCGCGTTCGCGCTGGCCTGTCACCGATTGTCCGAGATAGAGCGAGTTGCACTCATAGGCAGCAGCGGCCCGCCGTCAATCGGCGCGACGGGGCGCGTCCAGCGGTTCGTGGGTGCACTGTCCCGACACGCCCCGTGGGCGCTTAACCGTCTGTTTCGCCTGCAGCGGTGGTTCGCCCTCCGCCAAGACCCGTCCTACGCCGTCGGGTTCGTTGCCGAGGAAACACCGGAGACGGACGCCTTGGCGGCCGACGAAGTGGCCCGGATCGTCCGGGCCGATATGCTCACGTCGATGGCACGCGGGCCGAGCGGAATCAGCCGCGAGCAGCGCCTCCTCTCGCAGCCGTGGCCCGTTGCCCTCGAAGACGTGTCCGTTCCAGTGACGGTGTTTCAGGGACAAAACGATGCTAACGTCGCGCCGTCGACGGGCGAAGGCCTCGCTCAGCGGCTTCCGGACGCCTCGCTCGAACGCGTCGACAGCGACCATCTCGGTACGTTGACAGCGGCTGGCGAGGACGCGCTGGCCGCCGTACAGCGTCGCACGCGCGTCTGA